The sequence CCATACCATCCAATGCTTGAAGCCCGTGCCTACATCGTACACCAGCTTGACCCGCTCCCGGGAGTCCGTCAGCTCCATCCGGTTGCGGCCGTCTTGGGGAGCGGCGGTGTAGTGGTTGTCCATCTCTTCGAAATAGGGGGAGATCCCGCTTGCCGGCAGCTCGGCCTCCACGGGGCCCAACGGCTGGAATCGGCCGGTCGGCAGCATGCGTTCGTTCATCTCCCAGCGCTTCCCGACCGTGATCTTCACCCGGCAATCGCCGGCCTTGCTGCCCGGCGCGAACGGAGCGTTGATCGCGGTGTGGAACGCAAGCAGGCAAGGCATCTCGTCCTCGCCGTCGTTGCGGACGCGAATCTGCTGATGCAGCCCCTCCTCGCTGAGCGTGTAGACGAGCGTCAACGTGAACCGGTGCGGCAAATACGCGTAGATCGGATGGGATTCGTCCACGCGCAGCGACAGGACGACACGCGCCTCCCCGCCGTCAGCGCCGTAACGCTCGACCTCCCACGGTAACGTGTGCACGAATCCGTGCAGGCGGTTGTTCCGCGCCGGCTCGTTGATCGGGAACCGGTACTCCTTGCCTTTCCACGGAAACCGCCCGTCCTCGTAGCGATTGGGCGGGAACAGCACCGGGATGCCGTGCACGCCCGGATTGGCCTTGAACGCTTCCATCTCCCCGGGCTCCGGTTCCCTCAGAATCCGGTACCCTCTCGACTTGTGGCGCAGGGCGATCAGATTGGCGCCCACCCGCGGCAGCACCGCCGCCTCAAAATCGCCTGCCAGCAGCCATACGGCCGCTTCCCCGTGAAACTCTCCTTCGTACGCGCGAGCTTCTGCCGCCATGTTTCTTTCTCTCCTCATGTTCGTTATCGTAACGCTTGAACCAGCACCCTCTCCACATGAAACAGATGCTGCCGCATCGCATCCATCGCCCGCTGCGGGTCGCGGGAAGCGATCGCTTCGTATATGTCCCGGTGCTCGCGCCATAATTGCTCGGACACCGACTTGCTGGCGTACATCTGCAGCCGGCGCGTCTCGCGGATGGCCGTCTCCATCTGCGACGATACCGTCTCCAGCATCCGGACGATGATGGAGTTGTGCGTCGCGCGGGCCAGCGCCAGGTGGAACGCCATATCGGCGCGTTCGCCTTCCGTCTCGTCGCCGAGATGCTTCTCCATCGCCGCGAGCAGCGCTTCGAACCGGCGGAGGTCGTCCTCCGTCCGTTTCTCCGCCGCGATCCCTGCGTTCGACACCTCCAGCGCCTTGCGCGCCTCCAGCAGCTCCAGAATCGTCTCCTTGTCCATCAGCAGCCCCGACAGTTCCGGCATGCCGACGTCCGCGGGTTCGATCTTGCGCACATAGCTGCCCTCGCCCTGCCTGGATTCGACCAGCCCCATCGCTTTCAGCGCGCTGAGCGCCTCGCGGACGGTGGACATGCCCACGCCGTAACGTTCGCTCAGCTCCTTGGTCGAAGGCAGCTTCGCACCGGGCTGCAGCTCGCCGGCCAGGATGCTCTGCTTCAGCCGGTCGGCGATTTGCTCATGAATTTTGCGGTACACGATCTTGTCCAAACACGATTCCACTCCTATCCTTGCGCAAGACCTTCCGTTGCCGCTCAGGCATCAGGGTAACGGCGCTCGACCCAAGACACGAACAGCTTGGCCGCAATCATCGCCACGCCGATGTCATCAATCGGCACCAGCGGCAGAACGTCCGGCGCGACGGTATAGACGAGCACCGGCACAACGAACAGCAGCTTGTCCCGCAGAGGAACGCGCGGGGAACGAAGCAGCCGCCAGACGTTTCGGAGCACGTGCGACCATCTGCGAAGAGACAGCCATTTGCGCATGGGCGCAATCCCCCTCTCGCGATTCCTTGTCCCTATTGTAACGGATGAAGGCAGCGTTTGCATGTCCATAAAGTTGTATTCCGACACAAAACGGCTATAATGGAAGAAGACAAAATAGAACCGCCGGGCGTTCCGACCGGGCGGACGCATTTTCGGACTGGAGTTGGATAGCGGATGAAGAGAGTATACGACAGCATCTCGCCGGGTCAACTGTTGCTTCTGCTGGCGGGCGACTTGATCGTATTGGTCGTCTTCGTCATGATCGGCAGAAGCGATCACGGCATGAGCTTTTCGATTTGGCAATCGATCGTAACAGCCTTCCCGTTTATGCTGGCCTGGATTCCTATCGCTTGGCTTACGGGAGCTTACCGCGCGCGCGCGTTTGCCGCGGGCGTCGGTTCCGCGCTGGCCCGAGCGCTTCTCGCTTCGGCGATCGCCATTCCCGTCGGCCTTCTGCTGAGGACCATCCTCTACGATAAGGAACTGTTCACCTCCTTCTTTATTGTAACCATGGTGTTCCTGACCTTATTTATGCTGATCTGGCGGGGACTGTTCGCGGCCGTCGCACGGCGTTTCGGGCCTTGACGCGCCGCATGTCCTTGCTCACGCACACAGGGGCGATCCGCCATTACGGCGGGTCGCCCCTGTTTTGCTCCGTCATATTTCCAGCGCCGCAAGCATGATATTGCCGGCATCCCTGTACATTTCGGGAAACTGGGAGATCGGCAGCGGATTGATGCCCAGTCCCGCTTCCACCGTGAAGCCCGGACGCCGCCATTCCTGAATGAACCAGTCCTTGTAGCCCGCGTCGCTGTCCGTCAGCTTGACGGGGCGGTAGCCGCTGACCTGCCCGAACCGCGCGGCGATCGCCTCCGACTCCGGCGGCTCCAGATCCCGGTAGTTCCAATAGATCTCCCGGCCTTGCGTATGGAACGCAATCGTCATGGCGAAGTCGTACTTGCGCGTAAAATCGGCCATCGCCTTCGATTCCGGCTCGCTCAGCGGCTCGGGCCCGACCCAATCCCGCGGGCCCGGCCCCGGTACGGCCCGGCGGTCCCGTTCGATCTCCCATCCCGCCGGAAACTGGTCGTTCAGATCGACCCCCCGGATATTCGCTTTCCAGTCCCGGAAGTCCGGCGACCCGCCGTTCCACCGAATCAATTGTTCGTAATACGGGTGATCGGGCGCCGCTCCCTCCTGAACCAGCTCCACTCCGTCCG comes from Paenibacillus thermoaerophilus and encodes:
- a CDS encoding aldose 1-epimerase, whose product is MAAEARAYEGEFHGEAAVWLLAGDFEAAVLPRVGANLIALRHKSRGYRILREPEPGEMEAFKANPGVHGIPVLFPPNRYEDGRFPWKGKEYRFPINEPARNNRLHGFVHTLPWEVERYGADGGEARVVLSLRVDESHPIYAYLPHRFTLTLVYTLSEEGLHQQIRVRNDGEDEMPCLLAFHTAINAPFAPGSKAGDCRVKITVGKRWEMNERMLPTGRFQPLGPVEAELPASGISPYFEEMDNHYTAAPQDGRNRMELTDSRERVKLVYDVGTGFKHWMVWNGFNSGSFFCPEPQVNLVNAPNVSGLPPEEIGLIGLEPGAIWEETSRLYLIDLK
- a CDS encoding FadR/GntR family transcriptional regulator, with the translated sequence MDKIVYRKIHEQIADRLKQSILAGELQPGAKLPSTKELSERYGVGMSTVREALSALKAMGLVESRQGEGSYVRKIEPADVGMPELSGLLMDKETILELLEARKALEVSNAGIAAEKRTEDDLRRFEALLAAMEKHLGDETEGERADMAFHLALARATHNSIIVRMLETVSSQMETAIRETRRLQMYASKSVSEQLWREHRDIYEAIASRDPQRAMDAMRQHLFHVERVLVQALR
- a CDS encoding DUF3054 domain-containing protein: MKRVYDSISPGQLLLLLAGDLIVLVVFVMIGRSDHGMSFSIWQSIVTAFPFMLAWIPIAWLTGAYRARAFAAGVGSALARALLASAIAIPVGLLLRTILYDKELFTSFFIVTMVFLTLFMLIWRGLFAAVARRFGP